The Equus caballus isolate H_3958 breed thoroughbred chromosome 28, TB-T2T, whole genome shotgun sequence region ACCATGAAGAGAACTTGGTCAAAATCCACATACTGCTTTGGTGCAGAGCAAGGCTGAGGAAACTCAGTGATCACCCTAGTGGCAGCCTGTGCACAGAGCGTGCGTGCAGATGTAGGAGGGTCTGGGCCAAGAGTTATGTCAGGTGCCCAGTAGGAAGGGGGACAAATGGCTCAGTGAAGTAGGCTGCGGTGCAGAGGAGCCCCGGATTCCAGGCCCCTTTGAGCTTGAGAGCAGTGGCCGTGAAACCTGCAGCCAAAGATTCCTCAGAGATTGACAGAATCCAGCTAATCCAGAGAGTTCTGGAAAAATTTTTTACAAGGACCACCTAATGGTTTCCCCTGCTCCCTGAATGCCCCCCAGCTAACATGTGCTAAAGCTCAAGAGCATTTCTATAAACAGCGTGAGAATTTGATTAAGCACCTGCCCACCTGACTAtctcccctccctgtccccctccccgAAGGAGGTAGAGGAGGGGCTCTTATCAAGGCCTGTCACTTACGGGGGGCTTGAGGCTTGAACTGCTCCCGGCTGTAGGCCCCGTTGGCTTGGCACATGCTGGCTGGCCGGAGGCGGGACCGGGCTGCCAGGATGGGAGGCAGGTACATGGCTGGGGCTGGCTGCTTGGAGGGCACGACCCTCTGGCTGGACGTTGGGCTGCACTGTAGGGGCAGAGGGTCTCCTCCTGGGGAAGGAAGGGTCCGGGTGGGGGTCCAcctggcttttttttccttcttctccccaaagctccccagtacatagttgtatattctagttgtgggtccttctggttgtgccatgtgggacacctcctcagcatggcttgatgagcggtgccatgtccgtgcctgggatcagaaccagcgacaccctgggccactgaagcagagcacatgaacttaaccatttggccacggggctgccctttttttttttttttttttttttataaaagtgaTCCCTGCCTGTTATAACAAGTCAAACAGTACAGAAGagtcttcccttctcccctccagtCCCCTCTCTACAATGGGCAGTGGTAACAATTTGGTGGTCTATTTCCTACTTTTTGATGAGTATACGAACGTGTTCAAGGATAGATGTGCATATATGAGATTCGTTTTCAAACACTGGGTCATACTGAATTATATTCAATAATAGACTCTTCACATGACAATTTATCATGGACATCCTTCCAGATCACTCTCTTTATGTATAACTTATTTTTTATAGCTGTATACTAGTTCTTAGGATGGATGCATTCTTTATTCAACTAGTCTCCTAGTTTCGAAGATTCAGGCTGTTTCCATTTTCGTTTTACTACTTTAACCAACGCTGCATTAAGCATTCTTGTACATCGAGCCTTCCTGCTGGTGCTTTTGTTTCTGCAGATGGATTCCTGAGACCTGCGTGGTCCACAGGAAGGGAGGGATGGTTTGATGGTGATGGACACCAATCCCTCCTACTGTCCAACCCCACTGCTTTGACCCAGATCTGGGGCTCCTCCCCCAGGCCAGCCAAGTGTATCACCTCCTATCTGGCCGACTGGCCCCTCCTCTCAGTTGCCCTAAAGCCCAGCTCAGAGCAGGCCCCACCCCCTATTTTGATCTGGCCCCTCCCTGTCTACCTTGTTGACCTTTGACCCAGTAAACACATGCCAGGCCCAGGACACTGGGGGTAAAGTGGTGAGTAAGACAAAGTCCTGCCCTCGTGGTGCTTACATTTGGGGTGTGGATGATGGTAAAATACATTGTATGTTAGATGGTGACAGTACCAGGATGGGGCAGAGTGGGCCAGAGCAGGGTTCACAGTCTTAAATCGGGTAGCCAGGGAGGGCCTCATGAAGAGGGTAGCATTTGAGAAAAGAGCCAAAAGCGGTAAGAGGCCAGCTGTGCTGATATTttggggaagaacattccaggtagagggaacggctagagcaaaggccctgaagtgGGAATGTGCCTGGAGTGTCTGAGGAACAGCCAGAAGGCTAGGGTGCCAGGAATGGACGGAGTGGGGGGAGTAGAGTGGGGGCAGAGGTCATGGGGGACAAGAGGAGTACAGGGCCTTTTAGGCCCCTGGAAAGACTGGCTCTTACTTTGTGTGAGGTGGGAAGCCATCGCCtggtttgagcagaggagtgacatgatcccTTTGGCTACTGTTGAAAATACAGTGATGGCGGCCAGGGGCAGAGGCGTCAGAGTCAGGGTATGGTTTGAAAGTCAAGCACACAGGACTGCTGATGGCTCAGATGTGGGGTcttggagaaagaggaaggagtcaGGGACAACACTGACGTCACAAGGATGCCCTGAGgaactggaaggatggagctgcCATTATTTCCCACCACCTTCCCTCTCTCACACCCTCTTCCTAGAGCCACACCACGGCTTCTTCTCTGCTCTGAGGAGATGCTGTGCCTTCCAGAatgtccctcctgctccctccactcCCTATTTCTGCCTGTCCAGTGCCAAATGCTACCCCTTCCTTTGGCCCATTCTCAGCAAATAATTATGGCCCGAGTAATTCTGGAAGTTCAGGTGAAGGAGAGGAATTTGTGGCTTGCTACAGACTTTGAACCAGGCCTCAAAACAACAAGTAGGATTTGGTTAAGAGGGGAGAGGTGAGAGGGGATTCTAGGAGAAGAAAGCAGACTCAACATCAATGCTTGGAggcaatttttaaagaagaaaacttcTAAGGAGAATAAACCTGCCAGTTGAACCGGTTACTTGTGTTGGCCTAACCACTAATGCAATTAGTCTTTCAATAAATATGGAGCACCTAGGAGCTGGGGCAACTGTGGTGAACAAGGCAGACACAGGCCTTGGTCTCCTGGTATTTACTTTTAGTGGAATTTCTAGCACATTCTCTTTGTAGTCATGCCACAGGGGACACCAAATTATTAATAGACTACCAAGTGTGGAGATTGAGTTGTGCAATTCAGCTGTGTTGTGGCACTAGGCTCTGGCAGGCTGAGTTGTCCTTGTCCACAAGAATGAAGGAGGTCTGACTTCTGAACTGGCCTGACGGAGCCTCCCTCCCTAGGCCAGTGCTGGGCAGGCACTGCCCGTATTTGCCTCTCTGACTCTCCCTTCCCTATGCTGCTTTGGTTGATCAGATGTTCCCCTGATAGGTACATTCCTTCCTGAGAGAAGGCAATAGCTCTCCGTAGATTCAAGTAAAACTCGGCAGGCTTGGACCTTCTGGTGTTCTCTCTCTTAAAGGCAGCTTTACAGGTCTGTGTTCTGATCCACTAAATGTCGATTCAGTTAAATGTTAGAAAGCAAGGTTCTTTTCAAGATCGTAGAGGGCCCCTTGCTATTGTGCCCATGGaattccactttttgttttccttaaaaataaataatacaatgtGTGGTTGGAGGTGAGCTGTGGAAATGTTCTGCCTAGTTTCCCTAAGTTGGAATTCTGCCAATTATCTTGTCTCTGCTAGCTAAGCTATCAATGAATCAAATGATAAATAAGACACACACCGTCCTCTCTCTGGGGTCTCACATGGTACGTGTGTAAGAGGAAGGGATAGATTGCAGACTTGACAGTGTTGAGACAGGAAGCCTCTGCTGGGCTGTGGTCCCTTGGGAAGGTCAGCCACAGCTGGACTGCAGGAGGCTTGTTGTGTCAGGGCCCACGTCCGAGGAAGAAGCAAAGCCCCCAAGAGGTCAATTCCCCAGGAGTAAGGGTCAGAAATactattccatttcttttttgggggagtCTTTTTAAATGACCTCTTTTTAAAGAGGTCTCCTACCCCTTAATATGGAGGAGCATGAAAAATGTGGCCCAATATCTCTCTGCCCAGGAAACCTCTGTAGACTGCCTCTTACTTCTCATGGTGTCCATGATGTGGCGCTGTTGGAAGCTAGTCAGTTTGGATTTCTTCATCATCACTGCAAGACAAAGCATTCTATGAGGCCTCCTGGGCTGCAGACAGACACCCTCATCTCACTCTATTGAAATTTAAAAGTGTCACCTCTTACCCCCATTTTGCGCCTGAgtactccctctctccctttcctgcttCATTTTGCACTATAGCACTTATCCCCATCTAAGGtctgtatattttacttatttatcatttgttaCCTTCTTACTAGAATATTAGCTCCATCAGAGCAAGAattgttgctgttttcttttctttttttactgctgtatcctcagcacctaggaCAATGTCTAAAGCACACAgtgggcttttaaaatttttttgttgagtgaatgaatgaataaatgaacaagtaTTCATTAAGCAtgtgccaggggctggagctACAATTGTGAGCCAAAACAGACACAATCCCATCCCTGATGGAGTTTATGAGTTAGAGTGGTAGATGGATATTAATCCAATGGGACACACTAAATATCTGATTACAGGTTGTGCCAAGTCCAGTGAAGGAAAAGGTATTTGGTAGCGTAAGGGCACATAACAGTTGGCTGCACTGCGGTGGTGGTGGGTCGGGAGGAAATAAGGCGTCCGTGGGGAAATTGAAAGTGTGATCTAAGGGATGCACAGGAGTTAACCACTCTAAAATTCTTAGTTCTTTGACTTTTGGCCACTTGTAAGTTGTAGGATCCCGGAACATttctgaaccccaggctgcttatctgtaaaatgaaaatagcaaTCGCTGAGCCACAGGTCATGTAGGAGAGAACTGAGTTCCACAGGGTAATCGTTACCATTGCTCCTCTTCTCGTGTCCTTTAACGCACTGACCTCTGAGCAGCTCACAGGTCCCCGGGGTGTAAGTGGCCGGCTTAGGGCAGCGCCAGAACCCCGTTCCTTTGgtcactgcctcctccctctcctgggaaGCCATAGGAGTACCCTGAGGAGGAAAACTGCAATGACACACCCATGTCTCTCAGGTCCAATCTCTGCTCCCGCACCCCTCAGCACCACCCCAAGTCTAGGAGCGGGGTCGGGCAGCAAGAGAATCCTGACGCCGGGCGTCAGCATTGCGGCAGTCCCCGATCCTCCTACCCCGAACAGATACACAGGCAGATGCACACACACGAACAGAGATCTCATCCTGACCCGGCGCCCGTGGCAGGGAAGCCCCCTCGGGGCGTTAGGGTAGCGGTGATCACGATAGAGCCCGTTGTGTGGTACGTCAAAACTGAATCCTCACTCTAAAGTAAGACCCCGGCGGGGTGCCCCTGTCCCCACAGACAGCGGCGCGGGCTCCGGAGACCGTAACCACCGCTCTTCCGCGGAACCACCCGGGAGAAATACTTTGAGATTTCTGCGCCTGGAGCCGGCAGCTAGAGGCTCCGGCTACCATGGTAACAAGCACGCGCCTCTCAGCACATGCGCACATACACTCTGGCCTGCCTCCCGGAAGTGATTGCCTCTGGGTCACGGCGCAGGCGCAGAGTACGCGTGGCGCCGCGCGAGTCGGAGGCGTGCTCTTCGCGGGGCTCCGTGCGGGCCTGGGGCGCAGAGCCCGGTCCCCGCGGCGCGGGAAGCATGTCAGACAACGAGGACAAGTGAGTGTTGGAGCGAAGTGGCCTTTGCGGCATCTCGGAAGGGGCGGGTGAGGCGAGGGCCTGGGTCCGAGGAGGCTGAGGAGCCAGGTCGAGGGGCAGTGTCTGAGGGGCCTGGGGGCTCTGAGGGCCCGCGGAACTGGAGGAGGGAAGGGCGGGGAGCCTGGAGCACAGACCTGGCCAGAGGCTGGGCACAGAAAGGCCCAAGCTCGAGGACCAGAGAGGATCAGTGAGAGAGATGTCTTTCAGCAGACTTCCCCCGAGCCGGCCTCCGTGTCTTGTAATGGAAATGTTGGGGTGGATTAGGCGTAGTCCCGGCTCTCCAGGTGCTCCTTTCTGGCAGAGGGGACAGGCCCATAAACAGATAATACGGGGTCGCGTGAGATTACGTCGTAGAAGTATGTAGTATAGAAGTAATCCAGAGGAGGGTCCGGGAGGCTTGCGGTGATCCGCGTGGGAGAAGGCAGTGGCTTGTACTAGGGCCATAGTAGCAGGGAAGTGAGAAGTGGTTTTGaattctggatgtattttgaagcCACAGCCAAAAAGATTTCCTGACGTGTGGGGGGTCGGAGGAGATAAAAATAGGGCAGTCGTCAGCATATTAGTGAAAAGGAAGCTACAGGTGAGATCAGGGGAGAGTCAGTAGAGGAGAGGAGATGACTGAGCGTCAGAGCATTCCAGCGTGGAGTGTTtggggggaaagaggagaaaccggaagaggaggctgagaaggagCAACCAGGGAGGTGGGGGAACACGAAGAGAGTGAGGTGTCCTTGCAGTCAGGTGAGGAGAATGTACTGAGTGAGAGGGAGGATCTCGTGTGCCAACTGACAGATCAAGCCGGATGAGAACAAGAATAGTACATTGGATGTAGCGAGGTGGGAATCATGAACGAACTtgaaaggagtgtttttgatgGAGCCGTGGGGGTGAACATCTTCTTGGAGTGAGATTATGACAGAATGGGAAGAGAAGAATTGGAAACCTCGGAGATGGACTACTCTCGCATGAATTTTGCTCCCAAGGGGAGCGTGGGAACAGGGCTCGGTGGGGAGGGACTAGAGAaatgagttttgtttgtttgttttttaagatgggGAAATAACTACATGTTTGCATGCCGACGGGAATGATCCCgcagagagagaaacagtggTGATGCCTGAATCCTAGCAAAATTTAGGGGCTGATGGGGTAAGGTTGAAGGAGTAAATGGAACAGAAGTTTGATTCGCTCATCaagtagatatttattgagcgcctccTACAGACGGGATGAGGCACAGATCCCTGCCTTCTTGGAATCTAGCAAGTGATGCTCTAACTGACTGGCCTCTTCTTCTCGTACAGTTTTGATGGCGATGACTTTGATGATGTGGAGGAGGATGAAGGGCTGGATGACTTGGAGAAGGCCGAGGAGGTCGGTACTTGGCCGTGGGCTCCCTGCTCTGCAGCCCAAGCTGCCGGATAGTCCAGCGGTGATGATTACCTGAATGCATCTGTCTCCTGTTTATGATCACAGCCCCTGCCACAACCACCCCACTTAGAGAGAGCGGAGTTCCGGTCCTGGGTAGTGGAGAAGCCCTTCAGGTGGTCCTGAAGGCTTTTGTCCACTTGGACCACAGCCTGTGGCTTCTGGGGCAGTCAGTTCACTGCCGGGTGAAATATcgccttcattcattcagcaaacagttgctaaatgtttattatgtgccaggtgctctgcAGGGTGGGGCTAACATAAGGAGCAAGGGGGAGAGTGACCTGGGATAAAGCTGGACAGGTAAAGGTACAGATTAGGCAGGTTTTTGTAACATAAAGGTAGCAGGAAGCCACTGACCAGTTTTGAGTCGGGGAGTGGCTTGACCCAGTTTACACTTCAGAAAGAACATTCTGGCCTCAGAGTGAGGAGTGACTTGGGGAGGAGCAAGAGTTAGAGAGAGACCAGTTAGGGGACTCTCAGCCCTCCAGGTGAGAGACCTGTACCTTGGACTCGGATGCTAGTAGTGTCAGTGACGAGAAAATAGATGAAAGATATTTTGGTGGATTGGATGTGGGGCTGAGAAAGTGGGAGATGACGAGGAGGACTCCTGGctttctggcttgagcaactaGGTGGATGGGTTACCAGCTTCATGAATAAAATAAGGCTTTCTGTCCTGTGTGACTGATAGAGGAAGACGTGCTTTATGTCTCCTGGAGAGAGAGTGATCCCTGGATATTTTTTAGGCTAGGAAGCTGAAGCCCTCTTTTTGGATTTCCTCTCTCTGCATGGCACTCTCAGGTCCCTATTCACTGAGTCACAAACCTCCTTCTCCATCCGTCTGGTCCCTTCCATCCCTGTCCTGTTGATTCTGCCTCCTACATGTGGTTCAGCCCGGTTCCATTTCTCCATTTCTAGTGCCTTAGTCTGGTTTAGATGTTCATTGCTCTTTACCCGCATTAATGCAGAGATTGTGTTACTAGTTTTCGTGCCTTCAGTCTGCTGGGTTTGCCTTCCTGCTGCCAGAGTCATCTTTCTTACATGCGTACACAATCAACTACTGTTGGTCTCCCTAAatggtctctctgcttctgcccttgccccCTACAGAATATTCTCAACAGAGTATCCAGGGTGATCCTTTTAAATCTTAAGTCAAACTGTGTCTCCCCTTTGCTTAGAACCCTCATCCACTGGCTTTCCATCTCATTCAGAGTAAATGCCGAAAAGATGTACTAGATCCTCCATGATCTGGCCACCTGCTTCTTCTGTGACCTTATCTCTTGCTGTCCTGCCATGCCCAGCAGACCCCTGCTCAGGACCTTTGATCACGCTGTTCCCTCTTCCAGGAACACTTTTCCCTTAGATAGGCACACCACCTactcctcacctccttcaggtctctgtCCAAGTGTTACCTCACTGAGGCCTTCCATGACCATCCTATTGAAAATTACCTTGTTCTCCACCTCCCCCCACATCACCACCCTGGCACTCCCTgtcattttttctctgtttttatactacatattttgtttattaattttgtttattgtttatctcATCTTATTATAATGTAAGCTCTGTAGGGGAAGAATTTTTATCTGTCTTACTCACTGCTCTATCCCGAGCACTTAGAACACTATCTGAcatatagtaaacactcaataaatatttgttgacttaatTCCTTTATTATAGAATTTgttctcctgcttaaaaccctatATACACCTTTTGCTCTAATCATACTCCACAATTAGTTGTCCAAACCTAGTATGTTCTCTCCCATCcatgtgcctttgcacatgcaatGCAGcttgcctggaatgcccttcccttcCTTGTTGGCTTGGCAGCTCCTGCTCATCCTTCTAGATGAGCTCAAGTCTCATCTCTGGACTATCTTCTTATCCCCCAGTATGAGTTAGATGCCCCCCTTCTTAGTAACTGTGTTGCACACTTGCACACCTTCCTTCCACCtgctgttttgtttactcttGTCTCCTCTCTAGACGTGAGTTTTTTGAGAGCAGAAACTCTTAGCTTTCTGTCTCAGCACCTGTTATGatgtctggcacatggcagaTGTTTAATAAGTAATtgttaaatatatgaatatgtgtatgtgtgtgtttgtatattcCTGGCTTCACTTTGACTTTTGAGCCACTTGACCCATTGACTCAGTTACGCTGTCTGAAGATGGAAGATGGGGTGCTTGCTTCTTGCTTCCTGCTTAGGGTGATTTGTTGTCTGGGCTCGAGGACTTGTTGGGACTGTGCCATCTCCAGGCACTCTGCTTCTGATGGTTATAATCATTGTCATCATTATCCTTCCCATCACCTCAAAAAATGCACCCTGagatcttctcttttttctttcttggtgtcCAGGAGGGCCAGGAGAACGTTGAGATCCTCCCCTCTGGAGAGCGACCGCAGGCCAACCAGAAGCGAATCACCACACCGTACATGACCAAGTATGAGCGAGCCCGTGTGCTGGGCACCCGAGCCCTCCAGATCGCGTGAGTGCATGCCCCCTCCCCATCTTTCCATTGGTCAGGCCACAGCAAGCCTTCGAGCTGCTGATCCAGCCCAGCCTTTCCCCTCCCTGACCTCACATTCTAAACAAGGCTGGTGCtgttcctgtgtgccaggcactgtgctggaccCCTGCCCTTGGGGAGTTTGTGATCCAGTAGGAGAAATAGGACATAAACACCTGTGAAGTCAAATAATAGTATGTAGAAAAATAACGATAAAAATACAGAACTCAGTGGTTGCCTGTCAGGTTaatgaagcaaaggaaaaaaaaagagaatgtaacTCAGAGTGCCATGACCATTGTGGGCCTGTTAGTtgggggtgctgccacagcaccCGTTGGACATAAGGTGGTTCTTGATTGTGGTGTACTGTGGCCAGCCCAGAGGCGTGGGAGGGCCTCCACGTAGATGCTGTGCTAGAGAGGGGGAGAGCACAGAGCAGTGGTGGGGGTCTACGGAATCGAAATCTGCAGCCTTTGCTTTCTCTCCCAAGTTTGGATCCAGTTTAAGAAGAATAAGACTCAGGAGATAGCCCCTAAACAGGTGGAGATCACAATGTCCGATGATTGCATATTAAGGCAGTGCAGGATCCAGAGGCTGTGTGTGCAGGGACAGGCCTGCCTGCTAAGGTTGTGAGCATTGTGAATAACAGACTGGAAAGTGCCCTCTCTGCAGGCAGGTGGCTTTGAGAAAGCAGGGACTCTTGAAGAGGCTGCGCCACAGATGCCTGTCAGATAAGTTATTCCTCCTTCTGGGGAGGAGTGAGTGGGGGACAGAAAGGGGGCAGGCATGATACTGTTACTCAAATAGAACGTCTTCCCCAGGGAAACACGAGGCTGGGGAAATGAGCCCCTACCCCAAACTTCTTACAAGCTGGGGTGGGAAAGGGTGAGTGTCCGGAGGAGGGGTTGCTCCAAGTAGAGAGTAGTGTAAAATCACTTAGAAAGAAAACCTGGGGCCAGATTTGTGGAGTCATGCATGCCGGAGGGGCAGTGATGCCCAGTCCATGCCTACCTTCCCTCGTTTCCAGTCAGCATTGGATTGGTCTCTTCCAGTCCTGTGGGGTAGAGATGACCACCGTGTCCATGTTATAAAGGGTTTTATCGGCGGGCAACATTGTTCTCATCCATTCTGTAGCAGGAGACCTCTGACCAGCCTGGCTGTACCCCTTGCTGGTCTGGGTGAAATTAGAGCTGCACTCACTCTGATAATTTTGATATCACTGGGGTCAGGATCCTCTAGGCCTGCACCATCAATTATGGTAGCCACTAGAGACATGTGGCCAGTTAAATtaagtgaaattaaataaaagttgtttttttGGCACATTTCAGGTGTTCAGTCGCCACAGGTGGCTAGGGGTTACTGTAATGGATAGCACAGATAGAGGACGTTTCCATCATTGCAGCGTAGTCTGTTGGGCAGTGCTGTCTCTAGACAAGAATAATTCATAagttatttttcaaacaaatagaCTGACTGCAAGTTAAAGTCTTTCAAGTTTGAATAAGATACTGTGCTTGATCCTGTTGGGGTGTGAAGAGGATTAAAGACACAGTCCCCCAGGCCTCCAGGTGTTGACAGTCTGCTGGGGGAGGCCGACCCGATCACAGATGCCCAGAACCCGAGGCAGACAGGACTTGTGCTTTACAAGAGGTCATTGCAGGGGTGACTGGGAAAGCCTCATGAAGGGATCAGAAGTCACGTGGggacaggtgccagaaacagcaCAAGGAAAGATCCAGGTGGAGGCAGGCAAGTGTGGTTTGTGGTGGGGTAATGGCAGGCTTGGGGCACAAGGCTGGAAAAGATGTCACTAGTGCCTTGAGTGACAAGTTCAGAAGATTGGCATGCATTTGGTGGACAGTGTGCAGCACTTAAAAGTttggaggcagggctggccccgtggtgtagtggtttgtatgttccacttcggcggcctggggtttgctggttcagatcctgggtgcggacatggcaccacttggtaagccatgctgtggcaggcatcccaaatatgaagtagaggaagatgggcatggatgttagcccaggtccagtcttcctcagcaaaaagaggaggattggtggcagatgttagctcagggctaatcttcccccccaaaaaaaacttTGGAGACAGACATTCAGATCACTACCAAGTCCTAGCATCCTGCTTTTCTTTGGGAGCAAGGCTGTCCAGCCTAGTCGAGTCTGTGGTACTCCTTTTGATTAAGGGCTAGGATGCTGTCTGGGGGTTCCCCGTCTGCTGTAAGCCCTTAGACAGCCAGGGCTGTACCTTATCTGTAGCAGTAGGCATGCAACCCTGCACTTAGTAGGtgctgaacagacatttcttggATAGTTTTTGGGTGAAGTCTCACTCTGGTTCACTAGCACCACCTGGCGGCTGATGTTTACCACAGCCACTTCCTGAGGATCCCAGCCCTGCTGCGAGACAAAGTACCTAAGGGCACACTCAGGTTTCCCGAGGGCATGGGCATAGTAGGGCCGTGAGAATGAGTGTTCTTGAATTATTcatcttgaaagaaataggcatATGCAGATCAGGAAAAGCATTTTGCCACATCCTTTAAAGCTTTAAATTTGGGGGAAATGTAGATACTGACTGAGAGAGGATATAGAGAAAGTTAAACACTTGGTCTTTGCCCTTGGGAAATTTTTAGGCTTTGGGgagtaacagaaataaaaatatttagtaataaaattagtaaattatttGGTGGAAACTGGTGGGTTTCAGACTGGCTGATAATCAGCATCCCCTGGGGAGCTTTGCAAATGCAGGTTCTCAGGCTCCTTCACTAGAGAGTCTATTCAGAGGGTCTGGGGCAGGACCTGGGAGCATACTTAGCATGCTCTCCTAGTAATTCTGATGCTTCTCAGGTTTGGGATCCATTAGTGTAAACGTGAGTTGGAATCATGAAGGgtggcttcatggaggaggtggagcTACAACTGGCACTGTGcctgtttgtttttagagcttcACCTGGGGCCAAGTGTTGTGCTAGGGTATGTGGTCCTGGGCCACCAGGTGCTCACGGTCTAATGTGGGAAACTTCAAACAAGTGGTTACAGTACAGTGAGATGGAAAAGCATATGCAGAATGAGTCAGGGCACTGAGGCTTCTGCAAGTGATTTCCAGAGTGGGCACGTTGGAGCCGCTCTCAGGCCCGTAGGGAGAGGAAGAGCTTGTAAGAGTCAAAAAGGGAACAATGGGGTCTGTCCAGGGAGCTGGAGTGGTTTGGTATGGCAGGAATGTAGGGTAAATATAGGCAAGTAGGGTGAGAAGGTGCCAGAAGGGTGAGCAGGGGCCAGACTGGGTTCTGCCTGATGGTTGTGGGGATCACGGAAGGGTTGTAAACAGGTGAGTGCCTGACATCAGGCCCCATGTGAGGCTGGAATAGCAGGACCCCGAGGGACATTGAGGTGCAGTGGGCCCTGAGGCAGGGCCAAGAGGTTGGGCTAGAGTGGTCAGGAGGGCCAGCCT contains the following coding sequences:
- the C28H22orf23 gene encoding UPF0193 protein EVG1 isoform X3, whose amino-acid sequence is MCACAERRVLVTMVAGASSCRLQAQKSQSISPGWFRGRAVVTVSGARAAVCGDRGTPPGSYFRGTPMASQEREEAVTKGTGFWRCPKPATYTPGTCELLRVMMKKSKLTSFQQRHIMDTMRRGDPLPLQCSPTSSQRVVPSKQPAPAMYLPPILAARSRLRPASMCQANGAYSREQFKPQAPRDLEKEKRRLQNILATGKNPEEQKRKPPPVQQEGPAPEVDRFEELVKEIQERKEFLADMEALGQGRQYRGVILAEISQKLREMEDIDHKRSEELRKALAPA
- the C28H22orf23 gene encoding UPF0193 protein EVG1 isoform X1 — its product is MVAGASSCRLQAQKSQSISPGWFRGRAVVTVSGARAAVCGDRGTPPGSYFRGTPMASQEREEAVTKGTGFWRCPKPATYTPGTCELLRGQCVKGHEKRSNVMMKKSKLTSFQQRHIMDTMRRGDPLPLQCSPTSSQRVVPSKQPAPAMYLPPILAARSRLRPASMCQANGAYSREQFKPQAPRDLEKEKRRLQNILATGKNPEEQKRKPPPVQQEGPAPEVDRFEELVKEIQERKEFLADMEALGQGRQYRGVILAEISQKLREMEDIDHKRSEELRKALAPA
- the C28H22orf23 gene encoding UPF0193 protein EVG1 isoform X6 — translated: MASQEREEAVTKGTGFWRCPKPATYTPGTCELLRGQCVKGHEKRSNVMMKKSKLTSFQQRHIMDTMRRGDPLPLQCSPTSSQRVVPSKQPAPAMYLPPILAARSRLRPASMCQANGAYSREQFKPQAPRDLEKEKRRLQNILATGKNPEEQKRKPPPVQQEGPAPEVDRFEELVKEIQERKEFLADMEALGQGRQYRGVILAEISQKLREMEDIDHKRSEELRKALAPA
- the C28H22orf23 gene encoding UPF0193 protein EVG1 isoform X5, producing the protein MRSLFVCVHLPVYLFGGTPMASQEREEAVTKGTGFWRCPKPATYTPGTCELLRVMMKKSKLTSFQQRHIMDTMRRGDPLPLQCSPTSSQRVVPSKQPAPAMYLPPILAARSRLRPASMCQANGAYSREQFKPQAPRDLEKEKRRLQNILATGKNPEEQKRKPPPVQQEGPAPEVDRFEELVKEIQERKEFLADMEALGQGRQYRGVILAEISQKLREMEDIDHKRSEELRKALAPA
- the C28H22orf23 gene encoding UPF0193 protein EVG1 isoform X4, whose product is MRSLFVCVHLPVYLFGGTPMASQEREEAVTKGTGFWRCPKPATYTPGTCELLRGQCVKGHEKRSNVMMKKSKLTSFQQRHIMDTMRRGDPLPLQCSPTSSQRVVPSKQPAPAMYLPPILAARSRLRPASMCQANGAYSREQFKPQAPRDLEKEKRRLQNILATGKNPEEQKRKPPPVQQEGPAPEVDRFEELVKEIQERKEFLADMEALGQGRQYRGVILAEISQKLREMEDIDHKRSEELRKALAPA
- the C28H22orf23 gene encoding UPF0193 protein EVG1 isoform X2, encoding MCACAERRVLVTMVAGASSCRLQAQKSQSISPGWFRGRAVVTVSGARAAVCGDRGTPPGSYFRGTPMASQEREEAVTKGTGFWRCPKPATYTPGTCELLRGQCVKGHEKRSNVMMKKSKLTSFQQRHIMDTMRRGDPLPLQCSPTSSQRVVPSKQPAPAMYLPPILAARSRLRPASMCQANGAYSREQFKPQAPRDLEKEKRRLQNILATGKNPEEQKRKPPPVQQEGPAPEVDRFEELVKEIQERKEFLADMEALGQGRQYRGVILAEISQVGEATEGEAEGSRLCMREGRCPP
- the C28H22orf23 gene encoding UPF0193 protein EVG1 isoform X7; the protein is MASQEREEAVTKGTGFWRCPKPATYTPGTCELLRVMMKKSKLTSFQQRHIMDTMRRGDPLPLQCSPTSSQRVVPSKQPAPAMYLPPILAARSRLRPASMCQANGAYSREQFKPQAPRDLEKEKRRLQNILATGKNPEEQKRKPPPVQQEGPAPEVDRFEELVKEIQERKEFLADMEALGQGRQYRGVILAEISQKLREMEDIDHKRSEELRKALAPA
- the POLR2F gene encoding DNA-directed RNA polymerases I, II, and III subunit RPABC2, producing the protein MSDNEDNFDGDDFDDVEEDEGLDDLEKAEEEGQENVEILPSGERPQANQKRITTPYMTKYERARVLGTRALQIAMCAPVMVELEGETDPLLIAMKELKARKIPIIIRRYLPDGSYEDWGVDELIITD